A window of Lagenorhynchus albirostris chromosome 11, mLagAlb1.1, whole genome shotgun sequence contains these coding sequences:
- the LPAR5 gene encoding lysophosphatidic acid receptor 5 — protein sequence MLANFSANDSDLRCPDHQPIHHLHLVVYSLVLAAGLPLNALALWVFLHALRVHSVVSVYMCNLAASDLLFTLSLPLRLSYYAQHYWPFSDLLCQLAGAVFQMNMYGSCIFLTLINVDRYVAIVHPLRLRHLRRPRVARLLCLGVWALILLFAVPTVLVHRPSPCARDGRWVHLCFENFSDELWKGRLLPLLLLAEALGFLLPLVAVVYSSVRVFCTLARPDATRSQRRQKTVRLLLASLVIFLLCFVPYNATLAVYGLLRGHVVLASPAARNQVRGVLMVMVLLAGANCVLDPLVYYFSAEGFRNTVRSLSSPLRARTSATNGARGALAEPTAETSHATVPAAASQGLLRPSDPRDSFTRCSEDSSL from the coding sequence ATGCTGGCCAACTTCTCGGCCAACGACTCTGATCTCAGGTGCCCGGACCACCAGCCCATCCACCACCTGCACTTGGTGGTCTACAGCCTGGTGCTGGCGGCAGGGCTCCCCCTCAACGCGCTGGCCCTCTGGGTCTTCCTGCACGCGCTGCGCGTGCACTCGGTAGTGAGCGTGTACATGTGCAACCTGGCGGCCAGCGACCTCCTCTTCACCCTGTCGCTGCCCTTGCGCCTCTCCTACTATGCGCAGCACTACTGGCCCTTCTCGGACCTCCTGTGCCAGCTGGCGGGCGCCGTCTTCCAGATGAACATGTACGGCAGCTGCATCTTCCTGACCCTCATCAACGTGGACCGCTACGTCGCTATCGTGCACCCGCTGCGGCTGCGCCACCTGCGGCGGCCCCGCGTGGCGCGGCTGCTCTGCCTGGGCGTGTGGGCGCTTATCCTGCTGTTCGCCGTGCCCACCGTCCTGGTGCACCGGCCCTCACCCTGCGCCCGCGACGGCCGCTGGGTGCACTTGTGCTTCGAGAACTTCAGCGACGAGCTGTGGAAGGGCAGGCTGCTGCCGCTCCTGCTGCTAGCCGAGGCGCTGGGATTCCTGCTGCCCCTGGTAGCCGTGGTCTACTCTTCGGTCCGTGTCTTCTGCACCCTGGCGCGGCCCGACGCCACGCGGAGCCAGCGGCGGCAGAAGACGGTGCGCCTCCTGCTGGCCAGCCTGGTCATCTTCCTGCTGTGCTTCGTGCCCTACAACGCCACGCTGGCCGTGTACGGGCTGCTGCGCGGCCACGTGGTGCTGGCCAGCCCGGCGGCGCGCAACCAGGTGCGCGGGGTGCTGATGGTCATGGTGCTGCTGGCCGGCGCCAACTGCGTGCTCGACCCGCTGGTGTACTACTTCAGCGCCGAGGGTTTCCGCAACACCGTGCGCAGCCTGAGCTCTCCGCTCCGGGCCAGGACCTCGGCCACCAACGGGGCTCGGGGGGCACTCGCCGAACCAACCGCTGAGACCTCCCACGCCACCGTGCCGGCCGCCGCCAGCCAGGGGCTGCTCCGGCCCTCCGACCCCCGGGACTCCTTCACCCGGTGCTCCGAGGACTCGTCCCTCTGA